The genome window GGACACAGGGATGGAGCCACAGCCATCAGTCCATCTTGGCTTGATTGACACAAGGACTTCACCACGGTCGATCTGCCGGGGAAAGAGCGTCATCACACAGCTGGGgaaggccccctccctcctcaccttCCCGCAATGGCACCAGCCCCCCACTCACTTGCTACTGGTGCCTCCCCCGGCCTTCTTGGACTTCTTGAGCTGGGTCTGGTGAGCCCGCGCCTCCTCCTCTCCCGCTTTGGCTTTGCGCTTCTccagcttcttctttttcttcttctccttcttgtccCGCTTCTTCTTGGGCTTCGAGACGGGCCCCTGGGAGAGGGCCGCCAGCTGCTCGTGCACGGCTCGCAGCTGCAGAGGGGAAAGGGCAGAAGCTGATGCGGGGGCACGACACGCAGCAGCGCCCACCTTGCAGCCAGAGCGTGGCCCGTGCAGCGTGGCCCACTTGGCCTCACCTGTTCCTGGAGCTCAGCCAGGCGGTTCGCCCGCTCCTCTTCCGAGTCGGAGCTCTCCTCGCTGTCTGAAGAGGTCTCGCTGCTGCTGTCGTCTTCGtcaccctcctcctcttcctcctcctcgtcctcgtccccTTCGTCACTAGAAGACTCATCTGAGGAAGACTTCATCAGGAGCCCTGGCTGTGGGAGCGACGTGGAGGGAGGATTCATGTCTAGGGGTTCATCTGGCATCTTGGCGTAGCTGAACTCAAAGACGTCCTGCAGCGGAGGAGAGACAGAGCAGGGCGTCTGGCCGGCCCATGACAAGGGAGgagacctggcccacccactagCTGCTATGCCCACCGGCTCACCTGCAATTTGCGGGCCATGGCCACCACATCATGGTCAGGCGGGTTGTACTTGTAGCAGTTGGAGAACATCAGTCGCACATCGGATGCAAACTCCTGGGCATCGTGGTACTCCCGGTTCTCCATCTTGCGCTGCGTAAATAAGGGAAGCAAAAAGGAGAGTTACCAAAAGACCCTGGAATGATTTCAAGCAGAATAAGACGTCTGGATTTACACCAAAgaggctcaaagggacttacaaactgcttccttccctgaccccacaacagacatcttgtgagctcagtggagctgagggagttcgCCGAGCTGTGACTGACCGaagaccacccagcaagctttatgggTAGGAGCAGAAAATCAAACCCGGCCCCCCAGACTAGAGCCCCCCTGCTCTGACACCACTAGCCCAGGCTTGCTCtataccaaaaaaacaaaatgcaactgCAGTTCAAAGGGCAAAAATCCAACATCCGCCAAAGCAAACAGGAACTTAGCCAAGCAGAATTGGGTGCTGCGCATTTCAACTCACAGGCAGGTGCTACCCCGGCCCAaatccctccttcccacccagtGTTTCCCATCGTGTTTCCTCACGTTTTGTTACCATGATGAACTTGTACCATCCAAAAATTCGCAGCCCACAGGTTCACAAAAAAGGTTTCAACGAACGCCCGTACTGCTTGGGCTCCTACCACAGTGGGCAGCAAAGCCCCCCTTCTGCCGCTGCCTGGGGTCTCAACCCCactgccctgccctctccccgcccccactcaGCCTGTGGGGTTACCTTGATGGTGCTGAGGTCCATGGGGTGCTTGATGATCTCATGGTAGTCGTGGAGGCCCAGGGCCGAGGCGTCCACTGGCTTGTAGAAGGGCCAGGCGTAGGCCGCGTACTTCTTGGACACCAGCTCCTTCAGAATGCCGTTGCAGTATTTCAGCTGCTCCGAGAGCTTCCCTCGCTTGGAGGTCTGGTGCTGCTGGGAGTCCGGGAGGTCCTTGCGGGGGGGCTTGATGGGGCGTCCGCTTTCCCGACGGGCAGGGATCTTGGCCGCCTTTACCTCCGGCACGGTGGCTGAAGGCGAGGACTCTCCCCCGCTGGTGGCGATGATGGCGGTCGGGGTCGGGGTGGTCGTGTCCGCTTTCCGCTTCACACCCTTTTTCTGCGAAGGGAGAAAAGATGCTTGTGGGGTTCCCAACCGGGGAGGCAGCGACAGCACAGTCTTCCCTCCCAAATGGGCCCccattcagcccccccccccgccccttgcccCACCACCCCACTGGCTCACCTTGGCCACGggctgggtgggggcaggcaCTGTGAGCACCGGCTGGGTGGGAGGCGTGGAGTGGAGGGGCTTGAGGAGTGGCGCAGAGATGACGGAAGGGTGGGGGATGCTGACGATCGTGGTGGGAATGTCCGTGCTTGTGGGGAACAGCTGTGTGTGGGACACGGAAGAGACGGCAGGGACTTGATGGGCAGCTGCGTTGGCCGCCGCCGCTTGGAGTGCTGGTGAGACAAGAGGAGGATCCGTCAGGGGCCACGGCCTCAGGCCTCCTCCACACAAGCCAAGCCTTGGATTCACAGCCAGCAACCCAGGCAGCTCTGACGCCCCAACCCCCACCTTTCACAAGAGAAAACCCAGCGTCCCCTTTCACCCCACACCCCAGAGTACACAGTCTTCTGACTTCACTGTCCCTCCTTCGCCCTCTGAAATACCCTTGCTGCAATGAAGGTAAAGCCTGACTGACAGGGTGTGTGACCGCAGTTAAACAACTGGAGACTGGGAGATTCTGACTAGCAATGGGGAGTTGGAAGGCCCAGGAGCCCCAACACAAACAATCACCTGCTGCGCGGGAAGCCCCCTTCTTGTGGCTGTTCTTGGCCACCGTGACGACAATTTCTTGCTCCTCTTGGGGCATCTGGGCTACTTTCTGCAGGAAAATCTTCTCCAGAGTCTGGGCCATCAGCACAATGTCATCTGTGGGCTGGACGGAGGAAAGAGAACATCAACCAACCAGGAAGGGAGGTCTCTGCACTgcaggttgcccccccccccccaatccaacaACTTGCTCCTAACCCCATCATGGTGTCacggttaagagcaagtagactttaatctggaaaacctgcTTTAATTCCCCGTCCCTCCCACATAAGCGGtgaactcttatttggtgaactgcaCAGAATCACGGAGAccaggaagagaccacaagtccaaccccctgccgtggaGGATCACACACTCCtatacgtgaagcctgctgggtgaccttgggctacctaTAGTTGCCTCCACTCTCAGACCCACTTGGGGgtctctgttgtggagaaaggaaaggaaaaagaacttgtaagctgccttgactgCCCTTACGGGAAAcaaatggtggtggggggggggggggcggctatAAATCTAAATGCTCCGTCATCTCAACTGTTCTCACAGTTCACTGTACAACAGCAAAGACCTCTCTAGTCTGCCTGCGGCCTTTTCTCCACCCCTCCCAAGACCCAACTCCCATCAGCCGCCACCCACCTGCCTCCGCCCGTGGAGTCCACCAGCTCCAGCCCCCCCGCCTACCTTGTTGTAGATGTAGCAGTTGGTAAACATGGTGTTGAAGTCCTGCATGCACTCGGCCGAACTCCAGTAGTAGCAGTTCTCCAGCCGCCGCTTGATGGTCCCCATGTCCATGGGCTGCTTGATGATCTTGTGATAGTCCTGGAGAGAACAGAGCAAGGAGGCCAGACGGTCAGGCCCCCGGCAGGCtgcctcccaccctccccacttGCCCGTCCAGAGCGCGGCAGCAGCGCGATCAGCGTCCCAACCAGAGTCCTGCTCAGCACCCTCGGCCAGATTctgcacagggggaggggggagaggtctTGCCTGAACACATCTGGGATGGCCAGGAAATACTTGCTCAGCAAGCTTGGCTTgctgccccttcctctcctggggGCTGCCCTAGACCCTGCCATTGAAGGAGACTCCCCAGAGCACAGCTGTGCTGGGAGAGGCAGCAGAAGCGCCCCTGGAGGAAGCCGCCATTGGCAGGGTGACCAAACAGCTAAGCAAGTGTAAGCCTAAGTGGATTTTTACCTCTGGGCTTTAACTCCTTAGGTGCCACAGGTGCTGGCCTTTAATTTGGGGGTCACTGGATGTCTTCTACAAAGTCATGGATGGGAATCTGCAAAACGCATTCAGGGCAGAAGAGATTAGACGGGGAGGGTGGCGCGAGAGCGCAAAAGCGGCTGCATCATCTCATCCATACCTTTGTAGGGACCATCAGGGCGGGGCGGCCGTTCTGGGTGCAAGACCCAGAGCCTCGGATTATGCTTGAGAAATCAATGTCTGCTGAGCTTCCCTAAGCAACACAGTCCAAAGGCAGGGCCAGAACTGGGGGCCCTCCAGAAAACAACCCCAAACCAGCAGAAGGAGCCAGGACTGGTTCCAGGCAAAAATCACCAACCACCTCTCAAAGATAGTGGGGTGTCTTTAAGCAAGCAGAGTTCCTACAACTTTCCCCACCCCTTACGCCTCAGTGAGACAATTCCCTGTCTGAGGAAGCCTGTCTCTAGCACCCCCTGATGCCAACTGAGCACATGGGAAGGGCGGGAGGTGGCTGACCCACAGGCCCCAGCGCCAGGCTCcctgcagctcccccctcccccagcaggggACACAAGCAGGGAGGGGACCTTACCGGAAGGCCCAGCTTGACGGCATCCACGGGCTGGCGGAAGGGCCAGGCGAACTGgtgcttccagagggctttcatcACCACCTTGTGGAGGTACTGCACCTGGTTGGTGACCCTGCCGGGCTTCTTGCAGTTGGTGACCTCCGGCGGGGGCGGGTTGTTGGACGCCAGCTGGAGGGTTGGGACAGAGGCCACGGTGGGGCCCTCGAAGCCCTCGTACAGCAGCGAGGGCTTGCGGATGCGCTTCCCCGGTGTGGACTCCACCGCCAGTCCCACCAAGCCCACATTGGCCTCCCCAAGGATCCTGTGGGACAGGGGCAGACATGCAAAGTTACGGGAAGGCAGCGTTTGCAAGCCCCCAAGCTATCTATGGCCCCTGGCCCCGGAGATCACCTGAAGGTAAAGcctcctgcaatgcagcagtgaGTGGAACTACTTCAAGACCATGCTGAGGAGCAACGGGGGTTAaaatccagtcctccagatttTCCCAGACTGTGATTCACACCAGGGTGACAGAAATCGCAAtctgtgaacatctggggagctggATTTGACACCCCTGGAATAAGAAACGAAACAAGAGCTACCTAGGATGGCAACATCTCTTGTCACTGGGCCATCTGCACGCCCTCTCCACCCACTCAACGTTACCTCAAGGATCACAACACAGTGTGCATGTCCCACACGATGGCAGTCAATGACCCCCAACAACACCCCCAAAATCAGCCACCATCCGAGAAAAACCCTCCCCGGCAGTCAACCACAGAGTCCCCAACGTTTTACATCACCCCCTGGCAAGGCAAGAACTCCCCGGTGGGTTTTCCTGCAGGtcacttggggtgggggtgcccaATGGACAGAGGCTGGGGGGTCTGTGGAGCTGGAAGGTTACAGACCACCAGGCCCTTAGCCCCGCCTGCCAGGGGTCGACATCAAATCAAAGGGGCGACGGGCTGCCAGCCAGGACCCCGCTTCTgacagtccgggggggggggggagtctcgaCGCATCTTGTCCCCCACCGGGGCGACCACGAGCGCTTTTGGGGAAC of Sphaerodactylus townsendi isolate TG3544 linkage group LG03, MPM_Stown_v2.3, whole genome shotgun sequence contains these proteins:
- the LOC125428617 gene encoding bromodomain-containing protein 2-like isoform X1, whose product is MLQNVNPNGKILGEANVGLVGLAVESTPGKRIRKPSLLYEGFEGPTVASVPTLQLASNNPPPPEVTNCKKPGRVTNQVQYLHKVVMKALWKHQFAWPFRQPVDAVKLGLPDYHKIIKQPMDMGTIKRRLENCYYWSSAECMQDFNTMFTNCYIYNKPTDDIVLMAQTLEKIFLQKVAQMPQEEQEIVVTVAKNSHKKGASRAAALQAAAANAAAHQVPAVSSVSHTQLFPTSTDIPTTIVSIPHPSVISAPLLKPLHSTPPTQPVLTVPAPTQPVAKKKGVKRKADTTTPTPTAIIATSGGESSPSATVPEVKAAKIPARRESGRPIKPPRKDLPDSQQHQTSKRGKLSEQLKYCNGILKELVSKKYAAYAWPFYKPVDASALGLHDYHEIIKHPMDLSTIKRKMENREYHDAQEFASDVRLMFSNCYKYNPPDHDVVAMARKLQDVFEFSYAKMPDEPLDMNPPSTSLPQPGLLMKSSSDESSSDEGDEDEEEEEEEGDEDDSSSETSSDSEESSDSEEERANRLAELQEQLRAVHEQLAALSQGPVSKPKKKRDKKEKKKKKKLEKRKAKAGEEEARAHQTQLKKSKKAGGGTSSKNSKKAASKALPLPVPVLYDSEEEEESKPMTYDEKRQLSLDINKLPGEKLGRVVHIIQSREPSLRDSNPEEIEIDFETLKPSTLRELERYVLSCLRKKPRKPYSESERPGGGAKGGGGSTGQRLPGNETCFNLGIQI
- the LOC125428617 gene encoding bromodomain-containing protein 2-like isoform X3, with the translated sequence MDMGTIKRRLENCYYWSSAECMQDFNTMFTNCYIYNKPTDDIVLMAQTLEKIFLQKVAQMPQEEQEIVVTVAKNSHKKGASRAAALQAAAANAAAHQVPAVSSVSHTQLFPTSTDIPTTIVSIPHPSVISAPLLKPLHSTPPTQPVLTVPAPTQPVAKKKGVKRKADTTTPTPTAIIATSGGESSPSATVPEVKAAKIPARRESGRPIKPPRKDLPDSQQHQTSKRGKLSEQLKYCNGILKELVSKKYAAYAWPFYKPVDASALGLHDYHEIIKHPMDLSTIKRKMENREYHDAQEFASDVRLMFSNCYKYNPPDHDVVAMARKLQDVFEFSYAKMPDEPLDMNPPSTSLPQPGLLMKSSSDESSSDEGDEDEEEEEEEGDEDDSSSETSSDSEESSDSEEERANRLAELQEQLRAVHEQLAALSQGPVSKPKKKRDKKEKKKKKKLEKRKAKAGEEEARAHQTQLKKSKKAGGGTSSKNSKKAASKALPLPVPVLYDSEEEEESKPMTYDEKRQLSLDINKLPGEKLGRVVHIIQSREPSLRDSNPEEIEIDFETLKPSTLRELERYVLSCLRKKPRKPYSESERPGGGAKGGGGSTGQRLPGNETCFNLGIQI
- the LOC125428617 gene encoding bromodomain-containing protein 2-like isoform X2 → MGILGEANVGLVGLAVESTPGKRIRKPSLLYEGFEGPTVASVPTLQLASNNPPPPEVTNCKKPGRVTNQVQYLHKVVMKALWKHQFAWPFRQPVDAVKLGLPDYHKIIKQPMDMGTIKRRLENCYYWSSAECMQDFNTMFTNCYIYNKPTDDIVLMAQTLEKIFLQKVAQMPQEEQEIVVTVAKNSHKKGASRAAALQAAAANAAAHQVPAVSSVSHTQLFPTSTDIPTTIVSIPHPSVISAPLLKPLHSTPPTQPVLTVPAPTQPVAKKKGVKRKADTTTPTPTAIIATSGGESSPSATVPEVKAAKIPARRESGRPIKPPRKDLPDSQQHQTSKRGKLSEQLKYCNGILKELVSKKYAAYAWPFYKPVDASALGLHDYHEIIKHPMDLSTIKRKMENREYHDAQEFASDVRLMFSNCYKYNPPDHDVVAMARKLQDVFEFSYAKMPDEPLDMNPPSTSLPQPGLLMKSSSDESSSDEGDEDEEEEEEEGDEDDSSSETSSDSEESSDSEEERANRLAELQEQLRAVHEQLAALSQGPVSKPKKKRDKKEKKKKKKLEKRKAKAGEEEARAHQTQLKKSKKAGGGTSSKNSKKAASKALPLPVPVLYDSEEEEESKPMTYDEKRQLSLDINKLPGEKLGRVVHIIQSREPSLRDSNPEEIEIDFETLKPSTLRELERYVLSCLRKKPRKPYSESERPGGGAKGGGGSTGQRLPGNETCFNLGIQI